Proteins from one Embleya scabrispora genomic window:
- a CDS encoding ARPP-1 family domain-containing protein, with protein sequence MTTLAHDTLPIGDLLADCTLGRVQSVGRMQVLPLLGDTVDAPTVTVPTDLWIGTSGYGTLTFVNHGPHVALVPCHLAVLVKRGAQDHAMPRAALVEPSGELAFDAAMCVQQTQPGLIPSGPQPLAVLPLTLRAAASASADADGYSRLWPAVQRFNASAGLAETGNLALFTKHYALELERFVAEFECEPDQVGAVVLLDGEIAGIERAPSRAYWSAMWAPLIRFCYGAEAIRHGLHDPADPPPSRTVLTLPGGDGAAAGDPYDVLAEALRAADAEEQRRAEVALGAGADQVVTTTGEAAHAGVTVGRAEGEGWVGAYAVGADRPIYASLTARSFGG encoded by the coding sequence ATGACCACCCTCGCCCACGACACGCTGCCGATCGGCGACCTGCTGGCCGACTGCACCCTCGGGCGGGTGCAGAGCGTCGGTCGTATGCAGGTGCTGCCGCTGCTCGGCGACACCGTCGACGCGCCGACCGTCACCGTGCCCACCGATCTGTGGATCGGCACCAGCGGCTACGGCACGCTCACCTTCGTCAACCACGGCCCGCATGTCGCGCTGGTCCCGTGTCACCTCGCGGTGCTGGTGAAGCGCGGCGCGCAGGACCACGCGATGCCCCGGGCCGCGCTGGTCGAGCCCTCGGGCGAGTTGGCGTTCGACGCGGCGATGTGCGTGCAGCAGACCCAGCCGGGGCTGATCCCGTCGGGGCCGCAGCCGCTCGCCGTGTTGCCGCTCACGCTGCGCGCCGCCGCCTCGGCGAGTGCCGACGCGGACGGGTACAGCCGGCTGTGGCCGGCCGTGCAGCGGTTCAACGCCTCCGCCGGCCTCGCCGAGACCGGCAACCTGGCGCTGTTCACCAAGCACTACGCCCTCGAACTGGAGCGCTTCGTCGCCGAGTTCGAGTGCGAGCCGGACCAGGTGGGCGCGGTGGTGCTGCTCGACGGCGAGATCGCCGGGATCGAGCGGGCACCCTCACGCGCGTACTGGTCGGCGATGTGGGCGCCGCTGATCCGGTTCTGCTACGGCGCGGAGGCGATCCGCCACGGCCTGCACGACCCGGCCGATCCGCCGCCGAGCCGGACCGTGCTGACCCTGCCCGGCGGCGACGGCGCGGCGGCCGGCGACCCGTACGACGTGCTCGCCGAGGCGCTGCGGGCCGCCGACGCCGAGGAGCAGCGGCGGGCCGAGGTGGCCTTGGGCGCCGGTGCCGACCAGGTGGTGACCACGACCGGAGAGGCCGCCCACGCCGGGGTCACCGTGGGTCGGGCCGAGGGCGAGGGCTGGGTCGGCGCGTACGCGGTGGGTGCCGACCGGCCGATCTACGCGTCCCTGACCGCGCGCTCGTTCGGCGGCTGA
- a CDS encoding glucosyl-3-phosphoglycerate synthase → MTHEVGDWLRRRSSAAADWPVDRLVDAKRDTRVSVVLPALNEAATVGDIVKVIRTELVERVPLVDELVVVDSGSTDDTSRVAADAGARVVHRDDILPALPAVRGKGEVLWRSLLVTDGDIVAFVDADLKDFSADFVAGILGPLLTDPSVQLVKAMYDRPLEIGDTIVPAGGGRVTELVARPLLNLHWPDLAGFVQPLGGEYAARRTLLEQLPFPCGYGIETAMLVDTLRLVGLDAMAQVDVGVRRHNHQDEAGLGRMAAEILQAVERRLRRGPAGAHPAEPSTVLTQFERDEAGFRVRTHDIAARERPPMATVPEYRARTRLVGR, encoded by the coding sequence GTGACGCACGAGGTGGGCGACTGGCTCCGACGGCGGTCCTCCGCAGCCGCCGACTGGCCCGTCGACAGGCTTGTCGACGCCAAACGCGACACCCGGGTCAGCGTCGTCCTGCCCGCGTTGAACGAGGCGGCGACCGTCGGCGACATCGTCAAGGTGATCCGGACCGAGCTGGTCGAGCGGGTACCGCTGGTGGACGAGCTGGTGGTGGTCGACTCCGGCTCCACCGACGACACCTCGCGGGTGGCGGCCGACGCGGGCGCGCGGGTGGTGCACCGCGACGACATCCTGCCCGCGCTCCCGGCCGTGCGTGGCAAGGGCGAGGTGCTGTGGCGCTCGCTCCTGGTCACCGACGGCGACATCGTCGCGTTCGTGGACGCCGACCTGAAGGACTTCTCGGCGGACTTCGTTGCCGGGATTCTCGGCCCGCTGCTCACCGACCCCTCGGTCCAGCTGGTCAAGGCCATGTACGACCGGCCGCTGGAGATCGGCGACACGATCGTGCCCGCCGGCGGCGGCCGGGTGACCGAGCTGGTCGCCCGGCCCCTGCTCAACCTGCACTGGCCCGACCTGGCCGGCTTCGTGCAGCCGCTCGGCGGTGAATACGCCGCCCGCCGCACACTGCTCGAACAGCTGCCCTTCCCGTGCGGCTACGGCATCGAGACCGCGATGCTCGTGGACACCCTGCGCCTGGTCGGCCTGGACGCGATGGCGCAGGTGGACGTCGGTGTGCGACGGCACAACCACCAGGACGAGGCGGGCCTGGGGCGGATGGCGGCGGAGATACTCCAGGCCGTCGAGCGCCGACTGCGCCGCGGCCCCGCGGGCGCGCACCCGGCCGAGCCGAGCACCGTGCTGACCCAGTTCGAACGGGACGAGGCGGGCTTTCGGGTACGCACCCACGACATCGCCGCCCGGGAGCGACCGCCGATGGCGACGGTGCCGGAGTACCGCGCGCGAACCCGACTGGTCGGGCGCTGA
- a CDS encoding MoaD/ThiS family protein translates to MSVSVRIPTILRTYTGGAAEVSAEGTTLAEVLDSLEKDHTGIRARILDDEGKLRRFVNLYVDDEDVRFADGLATAIPDKGTVSIIPAVAGGC, encoded by the coding sequence ATGAGCGTCTCCGTTCGCATCCCGACCATCCTGCGCACCTACACGGGCGGGGCGGCGGAGGTGTCCGCCGAGGGCACCACGCTCGCCGAGGTCCTGGACTCCCTGGAAAAGGACCACACCGGAATTCGCGCGCGCATCCTCGACGACGAGGGCAAGCTGCGTCGCTTTGTGAATCTGTACGTGGACGACGAGGACGTGCGCTTCGCCGACGGGCTCGCCACGGCGATCCCCGACAAGGGCACCGTTTCGATCATCCCGGCGGTCGCCGGGGGTTGCTGA
- a CDS encoding cold-shock protein has translation MAQGAVKWFNAEKGYGFIAVDGGADVFVHYSAIQMDGYRTLEEGQRVEFEISQGQKGPQADMVRVTA, from the coding sequence ATGGCTCAGGGCGCCGTCAAGTGGTTCAACGCGGAGAAGGGGTACGGCTTCATCGCGGTCGACGGTGGGGCGGACGTTTTCGTCCACTACAGCGCGATCCAGATGGACGGGTACCGGACGCTCGAGGAGGGGCAGCGAGTCGAGTTCGAGATCTCGCAGGGGCAGAAGGGGCCGCAGGCCGACATGGTCCGCGTCACCGCCTGA
- a CDS encoding VWA domain-containing protein — MTETEISRALSADNPARAEAAATVVRFLDVAVAATGRASFYNTRDEQLALEEDAHRTMAALDRRLYAGLVCSPGATDRSRQLGVLHLLGTPAREDDGDTVYAAVAALTVPRRLKLFALLAERRVNNARVRRLILRTVLGSTSLELWSVRYRDKLATALRHAWGLRLSGILRAILTKHLAGGELDSKEHRILAREIDRWAVDRADPAAVRECVAFVLGAEGPYTLPLPVAYRAARTDLDAGAALPLETLEGLRGRYHPDAKPARVLELTAARLTVGQRLAGQRQAARAGVTVEVDLDRYDAVRLYLYAFAEGMTAEVAAALDRRAAHTAAGLDLAGRRVALVLDGSASMRGGTDQPLRPIAAVLALRDALRAAAGTCHDVWIGGVPDGRLVHPAGPTAAAEALVAALRTGAELIVVVGDGYENAPAGRFAQVLDAARTLGVAVPVVQLCPVLAAEAAGLRGYAPDLPLAPVHRPEALELAWCRLMLATDPTAAVPALLRLAHPEVTA, encoded by the coding sequence ATGACCGAGACCGAGATCAGCCGCGCGCTCAGCGCCGACAATCCCGCCCGTGCCGAGGCCGCCGCCACCGTCGTACGTTTCCTGGACGTCGCCGTGGCCGCGACCGGACGGGCCTCCTTCTACAACACCCGCGACGAGCAGCTCGCCCTCGAAGAGGACGCGCACCGCACGATGGCCGCGCTGGACCGGCGGCTGTACGCGGGTCTGGTGTGCTCCCCCGGGGCCACCGACCGCAGCCGGCAGCTCGGCGTGTTGCACCTGCTCGGCACGCCCGCGCGGGAGGACGACGGCGACACGGTGTACGCCGCGGTGGCCGCGTTGACCGTGCCGCGCCGGCTCAAGCTGTTCGCCCTGCTGGCCGAGCGGCGGGTGAACAACGCGCGGGTGCGCCGACTGATCCTGCGCACCGTGCTCGGCTCCACCTCCCTGGAGCTGTGGTCGGTGCGCTACCGGGACAAGCTGGCCACCGCCCTGCGGCACGCGTGGGGTCTGCGGCTGAGCGGCATCCTGCGCGCGATCTTGACCAAGCACCTCGCGGGAGGCGAACTCGACTCGAAGGAACACCGCATCCTCGCCCGCGAGATCGACCGCTGGGCGGTCGACCGGGCCGATCCCGCCGCGGTTCGCGAGTGCGTCGCGTTCGTGCTCGGCGCCGAGGGGCCGTACACGCTGCCGCTCCCGGTCGCGTATCGGGCCGCCCGCACCGACCTGGACGCGGGCGCGGCGCTGCCGCTGGAAACCCTGGAGGGGCTGCGCGGCCGGTACCACCCGGACGCGAAGCCGGCCCGCGTCCTGGAGCTGACCGCCGCCCGGCTCACCGTCGGACAGCGGCTGGCCGGGCAGCGGCAGGCCGCTCGGGCGGGTGTGACGGTCGAGGTCGATCTCGACCGCTACGACGCGGTCCGGCTGTACCTGTACGCGTTCGCGGAAGGCATGACCGCCGAGGTCGCCGCCGCGCTCGACCGGCGCGCCGCGCACACCGCGGCCGGGCTGGACCTGGCCGGCCGCCGGGTCGCCCTCGTCCTGGACGGTTCCGCCTCCATGCGTGGCGGCACCGACCAGCCGCTGCGGCCGATCGCCGCCGTGCTCGCCCTGCGCGACGCACTGCGGGCGGCGGCGGGCACCTGCCACGACGTGTGGATCGGCGGCGTCCCGGACGGCCGGCTGGTCCACCCCGCCGGGCCGACCGCCGCCGCCGAAGCCCTGGTCGCCGCGTTGCGTACCGGCGCGGAGCTGATCGTGGTGGTCGGCGACGGCTACGAGAACGCGCCCGCCGGCCGGTTCGCCCAGGTGCTCGACGCGGCGCGCACCCTCGGCGTCGCGGTGCCGGTGGTCCAGCTCTGCCCCGTCCTCGCCGCCGAGGCGGCCGGTCTGCGCGGCTACGCGCCGGACCTGCCGCTCGCCCCCGTGCACCGTCCCGAAGCCCTCGAACTCGCCTGGTGCCGACTGATGTTGGCCACCGATCCGACCGCCGCCGTCCCCGCGCTGCTGCGCCTGGCCCACCCGGAGGTGACCGCATGA
- a CDS encoding DUF916 domain-containing protein, translating to MPAPLARLLGVLFAAALSLVALTAPARAADEFTWGVQPTNGRDHFVLTAAPGQTLVDVVGVSNFGAEPLTLRVYATDAVLAVDGGMTLLTGAEQPRDVGSWIGFDAESYTIAPGKRADIPFRLTVPAGATPGDHTGAIVASIKAAATGPGEQRFDVDRRVGARVYLRVAGPALPGLAIEDLRVSYDNPLAMFGGAEAVVRYRVRNTGNVRTTARVETTISGLGGWRLGGPKHTTLPELLPGATHEVVQRFAGVVPAGRLTADVKVTGDPATSATESTAIWAPPWLLLGAIVLLLSALIGRLIRVVRRHKSTAAEGAATTEGTASAEAGKSTEAGDGSKPADTRTEATADPTG from the coding sequence ATGCCCGCCCCCCTCGCCCGCCTGCTCGGCGTGCTGTTCGCCGCCGCGCTCTCCCTCGTCGCCCTCACCGCCCCCGCCCGAGCCGCCGACGAGTTCACCTGGGGTGTGCAACCAACGAACGGGCGCGACCACTTCGTGCTGACCGCCGCACCGGGACAGACCCTGGTCGACGTGGTCGGCGTGTCCAACTTCGGTGCCGAGCCGCTGACCCTGCGCGTCTACGCCACCGACGCGGTGCTCGCCGTGGACGGCGGAATGACCCTGCTGACCGGCGCCGAGCAGCCCAGGGACGTCGGCTCGTGGATCGGCTTCGACGCCGAGTCGTACACGATCGCGCCGGGCAAGCGCGCGGACATCCCGTTCCGGCTGACCGTCCCGGCCGGCGCCACGCCCGGCGATCACACCGGCGCCATCGTCGCCTCGATCAAGGCCGCCGCGACCGGGCCCGGCGAGCAGCGGTTCGACGTGGACCGGCGGGTCGGCGCGCGGGTGTACCTGCGGGTGGCCGGTCCCGCGCTGCCGGGGCTGGCGATCGAGGACCTGCGGGTGTCCTACGACAACCCGCTCGCGATGTTCGGCGGCGCCGAGGCGGTGGTGCGCTACCGGGTCCGCAACACCGGCAACGTACGCACCACCGCCCGGGTGGAGACCACGATCTCCGGCCTCGGCGGCTGGCGGTTGGGCGGCCCGAAGCACACCACGCTGCCCGAGTTGTTGCCGGGGGCCACGCACGAGGTGGTGCAGCGCTTCGCCGGCGTCGTCCCGGCCGGGCGCCTCACGGCCGATGTGAAGGTGACGGGCGATCCGGCGACCTCGGCCACCGAGTCGACCGCCATATGGGCGCCGCCGTGGTTGCTCCTCGGCGCGATCGTGCTGCTGCTCTCCGCGCTGATCGGCCGGCTCATTCGGGTCGTCCGGCGCCACAAAAGCACCGCCGCCGAAGGCGCGGCAACCACCGAGGGCACGGCGTCCGCCGAGGCCGGCAAATCCACCGAGGCCGGCGACGGGTCGAAGCCCGCCGACACCCGCACCGAAGCCACCGCCGACCCGACCGGCTGA
- the thrC gene encoding threonine synthase — MATPTATRTTSATPTSFGPAVALSCRECGERTELGPKYACESCFGPLEVAYEFGTVTRERIEAGPHNIWRYAPLLPVSADVASRPSLNPGFTKLVRAENLGRELGVRNLHVKDDSGNPTHSFKDRVVAIAVEAARTFDFTTLSCSSTGNLAGAVGAAAARVGLRSCVFIPADLEAGKVVTAAVYGGELVAIEGTYDEVNRFCSELIGDPAGESWGFVNVNLRPYYGEGSKTLAYEIAEQLGWKLPEQIVIPIASGSQLTKIDKGFRELIALGLVEDAPYRIFGAQATGCSPVAAAWKAGHDVIRPVQPDTIAKSLAIGNPADGPYVLDVCKRTGGAVEDVNDVEVVEAMKLLARTEGIFGETAGGVTVGCLRKLLESGALDPDAETVVLNTGDGLKTLDAVTPTTGPTATIRPTLDSFRKAGLA, encoded by the coding sequence ATGGCGACACCCACCGCCACCCGCACCACCAGCGCCACCCCCACCTCCTTCGGTCCGGCCGTCGCGCTGTCGTGTCGCGAGTGCGGAGAGCGCACGGAGCTCGGCCCGAAGTACGCCTGCGAGTCCTGTTTCGGCCCCCTGGAGGTCGCCTACGAGTTCGGCACCGTGACGCGGGAGCGGATCGAGGCCGGGCCGCACAACATCTGGCGCTACGCGCCGCTGCTGCCGGTGTCCGCGGACGTCGCGTCCCGGCCCAGCCTGAACCCCGGCTTCACCAAGCTCGTCCGGGCCGAGAACCTGGGCCGCGAGCTGGGCGTGCGCAACCTGCACGTCAAGGACGACTCCGGGAACCCGACGCACTCCTTCAAGGACCGCGTGGTGGCGATCGCGGTCGAGGCCGCGCGCACCTTCGACTTCACCACGCTGTCCTGCTCGTCCACGGGCAACCTGGCCGGCGCGGTGGGTGCCGCCGCCGCCCGGGTGGGCCTGCGCAGCTGTGTGTTCATCCCGGCCGACCTGGAGGCCGGCAAGGTCGTCACGGCGGCGGTCTACGGCGGCGAGCTGGTCGCCATCGAGGGGACCTACGACGAGGTCAACCGGTTCTGTTCGGAGCTGATCGGCGACCCGGCCGGCGAGAGCTGGGGCTTCGTCAACGTCAACCTGCGGCCCTACTACGGCGAGGGTTCCAAGACGCTCGCCTACGAGATCGCCGAACAACTCGGCTGGAAACTGCCGGAGCAGATCGTCATTCCCATCGCGTCGGGGTCGCAGCTGACCAAGATCGACAAGGGCTTCCGCGAGTTGATCGCGCTGGGTCTGGTCGAGGACGCGCCGTACCGGATCTTCGGCGCCCAGGCGACGGGGTGTTCCCCGGTGGCCGCCGCGTGGAAGGCCGGGCACGACGTGATCCGCCCGGTGCAGCCGGACACGATCGCCAAGTCGCTCGCGATCGGCAACCCCGCCGACGGTCCCTACGTGCTCGACGTGTGCAAGCGCACGGGCGGCGCGGTGGAGGACGTGAACGACGTCGAGGTGGTCGAGGCGATGAAGCTGCTCGCCCGTACCGAGGGCATCTTCGGCGAGACCGCGGGCGGGGTCACCGTGGGCTGCCTGCGCAAGCTGCTCGAGTCCGGCGCGCTGGATCCGGACGCCGAGACGGTCGTGCTCAACACGGGCGACGGCCTCAAGACGTTGGACGCGGTCACGCCGACGACCGGACCCACCGCGACCATTCGACCCACCCTGGACTCCTTCCGAAAGGCCGGCCTCGCATGA
- a CDS encoding Uma2 family endonuclease: protein MPAPVIEVSTTWREIVTMWQGLDVPEGWRAEFDGENITMSPPPGHRHELIADDLHWQLRRAVPEGCGVFQHLGVEIMSVGRLCIPDLVVMAREDVATPTPADRVLLVAEITSPSNAGTDRVDKLRAYAHGPIPLYLLVDRWDKDGPAATLYSEPDGKVYQRIQRVDFGGPVAVPAPFGIDLDTSDFPSR, encoded by the coding sequence ATGCCCGCACCCGTGATCGAGGTGAGCACCACCTGGCGCGAAATCGTGACCATGTGGCAGGGATTGGACGTGCCCGAAGGATGGCGCGCCGAGTTCGACGGAGAGAACATCACGATGTCGCCGCCGCCGGGGCACAGGCATGAATTGATCGCGGACGACCTTCATTGGCAGCTGCGCCGAGCCGTCCCCGAAGGATGCGGTGTCTTTCAGCATCTGGGCGTGGAGATCATGTCGGTCGGCCGGCTGTGTATTCCCGACCTGGTGGTGATGGCACGGGAAGACGTCGCCACGCCGACCCCGGCGGATCGGGTCCTTCTCGTCGCCGAGATCACCTCTCCGAGCAATGCCGGCACCGACCGTGTCGACAAGCTGCGGGCATACGCACACGGACCGATTCCGCTCTACCTGCTCGTCGATCGGTGGGACAAGGACGGTCCTGCGGCGACGTTGTACTCCGAGCCGGACGGCAAGGTCTACCAGCGCATCCAGCGCGTCGACTTCGGCGGACCGGTCGCCGTCCCCGCGCCGTTCGGCATCGACCTGGACACCTCGGACTTCCCCTCACGGTGA
- a CDS encoding alpha,alpha-trehalose-phosphate synthase (UDP-forming), translating to MSAPPPAGVLVASNRGPVSFSLEDDGTLTVRRGGGGLVSGLSTAGQGTGAVWVCSALGEPDRTATRAAPSGRLDLAGHDTGGLAVRMLDIDPGTFARAYNAIANSTLWFVHHLLYDTPSKPVFDARFRREWASYEAYNQAFAEALAEEAAEGAKVVVQDYHLTLVPVLLRRLRPDLRIGHFAHTPWAPPDYFRLLPDDIARYVLEGVLGADHAGFHSRRWALAFLDCCADVLGAAVDRDAMTVTHAGHVTEIGVHALGADAEFLRERASRADVDTRLAGLREAVGDRRVIVRVDRTELSKNIVRGLLAYRELLRTRPEWLGRVVHVAFAYPSRHDLPEYREYTAAVQRVAKEIDDEFGTGDWQPLILHVNDDFPRSLAAYRLADVALVNPIRDGMNLVAKEVPVVSLLDEGHGGCALVLSREAGACEELGEDAIVINPFDVSQTTEALHEALTMDTTDRLQRTKRLAAAAVALNPQQWFLEQLDALDA from the coding sequence ATGAGTGCTCCCCCTCCCGCCGGTGTCCTGGTCGCCTCCAATCGCGGTCCCGTGTCCTTCTCCCTGGAGGACGACGGCACGCTCACGGTGCGGCGGGGCGGCGGCGGACTGGTGTCCGGGCTGTCCACCGCCGGGCAGGGCACCGGCGCGGTGTGGGTGTGCTCCGCGCTCGGCGAGCCCGACCGCACCGCGACCCGCGCCGCGCCCTCGGGCCGGCTGGATCTCGCCGGTCACGACACCGGCGGGCTGGCCGTGCGGATGCTCGACATCGACCCCGGCACGTTCGCGCGGGCGTACAACGCCATAGCGAACTCGACCCTGTGGTTCGTCCACCACCTGCTCTACGACACCCCCTCCAAGCCGGTCTTCGACGCGCGCTTCCGCAGGGAGTGGGCCTCCTACGAGGCGTACAACCAGGCGTTCGCCGAGGCCCTGGCGGAGGAGGCGGCCGAGGGCGCCAAGGTGGTCGTACAGGACTACCACCTGACCCTGGTGCCGGTGCTGCTCCGCCGACTGCGTCCCGACCTGCGGATCGGCCACTTCGCGCACACCCCCTGGGCGCCGCCGGACTACTTCCGGCTGCTGCCCGACGACATCGCCCGCTACGTGCTCGAAGGGGTGCTCGGCGCGGACCACGCCGGATTCCATTCCCGGCGCTGGGCGCTCGCCTTCCTGGACTGCTGCGCCGACGTGCTGGGCGCCGCGGTGGACCGGGACGCGATGACCGTCACGCACGCGGGCCACGTGACCGAGATCGGCGTACACGCGCTGGGCGCCGACGCCGAGTTCCTGCGCGAGCGCGCGTCCCGGGCCGACGTGGACACCCGCCTCGCCGGGCTGCGCGAGGCGGTCGGCGACCGTCGGGTGATCGTCCGGGTGGACCGTACGGAGTTGTCCAAGAACATCGTCCGGGGCCTGCTGGCCTACCGCGAACTGCTGCGCACCCGACCGGAATGGCTCGGCCGGGTGGTGCACGTGGCGTTCGCCTACCCGTCGCGGCACGACCTGCCGGAGTACCGCGAGTACACCGCCGCGGTGCAGCGGGTGGCCAAGGAGATCGACGACGAGTTCGGCACCGGCGACTGGCAGCCGCTGATCCTGCACGTCAACGACGACTTCCCGCGCTCGCTCGCGGCGTATCGGCTGGCCGACGTCGCGTTGGTGAACCCGATCCGGGACGGGATGAACCTGGTCGCCAAGGAGGTGCCGGTGGTCTCCCTCCTGGACGAGGGGCACGGGGGTTGCGCGCTGGTGCTCTCCCGGGAGGCGGGCGCGTGCGAGGAGTTGGGCGAGGACGCGATCGTGATCAACCCGTTCGACGTCTCGCAGACCACGGAGGCGCTGCACGAGGCGCTGACGATGGACACCACCGACCGGCTCCAGCGCACCAAGCGGCTGGCCGCGGCGGCGGTGGCGCTCAATCCGCAGCAGTGGTTTTTGGAGCAACTGGACGCGTTGGACGCGTAG
- the groL gene encoding chaperonin GroEL (60 kDa chaperone family; promotes refolding of misfolded polypeptides especially under stressful conditions; forms two stacked rings of heptamers to form a barrel-shaped 14mer; ends can be capped by GroES; misfolded proteins enter the barrel where they are refolded when GroES binds), whose amino-acid sequence MAKIIAFNEEARRGLERGMNQLADAVKVTLGPKGRNVVLEKKWGAPTITNDGVSIAKEIELEDPYEKIGAELVKEVAKKTDDVAGDGTTTATVLAQALVREGLRNVAAGANPMALKRGIEKAVEAVSEQLLALAKDVETKEQIASTASISAADPLIGEMIAEAMDKVGKEGVITVEESNTFGLELELTEGMRFDKGYISPYFATDMERMEAVLEDAYVLIVNSKITSVKDLLPLLEKVMQSGKPLMIISEDVEGEALATLVVNKIRGTFKSVAVKAPGFGDRRKAMLGDIAILTGGQVISEEVGLKLDTAGLELLGRARKVVVTKDETTIVDGAGDSDQVAGRVNQIRAEIENSDSDYDREKLQERLAKLAGGVAVIKAGAATEVELKERKHRIEDAVRNAKAAVEEGIVAGGGVALLQASTIAFDKLELDSDEATGANIVRLAVEAPLKQIAVNAGLEGGVVVEKVRNLTPGHGLNAATGDYVDLIAEGIIDPAKVTRSALQNAASIAALFLTTEAVIADKPEKNAAPAGGGAPDMGGMDF is encoded by the coding sequence ATGGCCAAGATCATCGCGTTCAACGAGGAAGCGCGCCGCGGCCTCGAGCGCGGGATGAACCAGCTCGCCGACGCCGTCAAGGTCACGCTGGGCCCCAAGGGCCGCAACGTCGTGCTCGAGAAGAAGTGGGGTGCGCCCACCATCACCAACGATGGTGTGAGCATCGCCAAGGAGATCGAGCTCGAGGACCCGTACGAGAAGATCGGTGCCGAGCTGGTCAAGGAGGTCGCCAAGAAGACGGACGACGTCGCCGGTGACGGTACGACGACCGCGACCGTCCTCGCCCAGGCGCTCGTCCGCGAGGGCCTGCGCAACGTGGCCGCCGGCGCGAACCCGATGGCCCTCAAGCGCGGCATCGAGAAGGCCGTCGAGGCCGTCTCCGAGCAGCTGCTCGCGCTCGCGAAGGACGTCGAGACGAAGGAGCAGATCGCCTCCACCGCCTCGATCTCCGCCGCCGACCCGCTGATCGGCGAGATGATCGCCGAGGCCATGGACAAGGTCGGCAAGGAAGGCGTCATCACCGTCGAGGAGAGCAACACCTTCGGTCTCGAGCTCGAGCTCACCGAGGGCATGCGCTTCGACAAGGGCTACATCTCGCCCTACTTCGCGACCGACATGGAGCGCATGGAGGCCGTCCTCGAAGACGCCTACGTGCTCATCGTCAACTCGAAGATCACCTCGGTGAAGGACCTCCTCCCGCTCCTCGAGAAGGTCATGCAGTCGGGCAAGCCGCTCATGATCATCTCCGAGGACGTCGAGGGCGAGGCCCTGGCCACGCTCGTCGTGAACAAGATCCGCGGCACCTTCAAGTCCGTCGCCGTCAAGGCTCCGGGCTTCGGCGACCGTCGCAAGGCCATGCTCGGCGACATCGCCATCCTCACCGGTGGCCAGGTCATCTCCGAGGAGGTCGGCCTCAAGCTCGACACCGCCGGTCTCGAACTCCTCGGCCGCGCCCGCAAGGTCGTCGTCACCAAGGACGAGACCACCATCGTCGACGGCGCCGGTGACTCGGACCAGGTCGCGGGTCGGGTCAACCAGATCCGCGCCGAGATCGAGAACTCCGACTCGGACTACGACCGCGAGAAGCTCCAGGAGCGCCTGGCGAAGCTCGCGGGCGGCGTGGCGGTCATCAAGGCCGGTGCCGCGACCGAGGTCGAGCTCAAGGAGCGCAAGCACCGCATCGAGGACGCGGTGCGCAACGCGAAGGCCGCCGTCGAGGAGGGCATCGTCGCCGGTGGTGGCGTGGCCCTGCTCCAGGCGTCCACCATCGCGTTCGACAAGCTCGAGCTGGACAGCGACGAGGCCACCGGCGCGAACATCGTGCGCCTGGCCGTCGAGGCCCCGCTCAAGCAGATCGCGGTCAACGCCGGCCTCGAGGGCGGCGTGGTTGTGGAGAAGGTGCGCAACCTGACCCCGGGTCACGGCCTCAACGCCGCGACCGGCGACTACGTGGACCTCATCGCCGAGGGCATCATCGACCCGGCGAAGGTCACCCGTTCCGCGCTGCAGAACGCCGCGTCGATCGCCGCGCTGTTCCTGACCACCGAGGCCGTCATCGCCGACAAGCCGGAGAAGAACGCCGCTCCGGCCGGCGGCGGCGCCCCGGACATGGGCGGCATGGACTTCTGA